A single genomic interval of Dysidea avara chromosome 8, odDysAvar1.4, whole genome shotgun sequence harbors:
- the LOC136265152 gene encoding uncharacterized protein isoform X1, translating into MGVMNVGMSMVGDLQRLQDISQELSVAIEWPSVLPEKSIDYLAEVCPLAAVTSDFQDSLSLGMSQSQISGSLTSQPVCSASSTSGLSQRSQSFDQLDDPAIYYSEIPYTSQTVGQPVSPLTVSSMPPPPHLLFTILPLHHPHPQCTSHHNHHYTKMRCMCIRSSHHHHHQQQ; encoded by the exons ATGGGAGTGATG AATGTTGGGATGTCTATGGTTGGTGATTTACAAAGATTACAAGATATTTCACAAGAGTTGTCTGTTGCTATTGAATGGCCTAGTGTTCTCCCTGAGAAATCTATTGATTATTTAGCAGAGGTTTGTCCTTTGGCTGCAGTAACTAGTGATTTTCAAG ATTCTCTATCACTTGGCATGTCACAATCCCAGATTAGTGGCAGTCTTACTTCACAGCCTGTTTGTAGTGCATCATCAACTTCAGGACTATCACAACGATCACAAAGCTTTGATCAATTAGATGATCCTGCTATCTACTACTCTGAGATTCCTTACACATCACAAACTGTGGGTCAGCCTGTGTCACCATTAACTGTATCAAGTATGCCCCCACCACCCCACCTCCTGTTTACAATTCTGCCCCTGCACCACCCCCACCCACAGTGCACAAGCCATCACAATCATCATTACACAAAGATGAGGTGTATGTGTATCCGTAGcagccaccaccaccaccatcagCAACAATAG
- the LOC136265152 gene encoding uncharacterized protein isoform X2, whose amino-acid sequence MGVMNVGMSMVGDLQRLQDISQELSVAIEWPSVLPEKSIDYLAEILYHLACHNPRLVAVLLHSLFVVHHQLQDYHNDHKALIN is encoded by the exons ATGGGAGTGATG AATGTTGGGATGTCTATGGTTGGTGATTTACAAAGATTACAAGATATTTCACAAGAGTTGTCTGTTGCTATTGAATGGCCTAGTGTTCTCCCTGAGAAATCTATTGATTATTTAGCAGAG ATTCTCTATCACTTGGCATGTCACAATCCCAGATTAGTGGCAGTCTTACTTCACAGCCTGTTTGTAGTGCATCATCAACTTCAGGACTATCACAACGATCACAAAGCTTTGATCAATTAG